From the Leifsonia sp. AG29 genome, one window contains:
- the rplL gene encoding 50S ribosomal protein L7/L12, whose product MAKLSTEELLDAFKELTLIELSEFVKAFEETFEVTAAAPVAVAAPAAGGAGAAAEEVEEKDSFDVVLEAAGDKKIQVIKEVRALTSLGLGEAKALVDGAPSTVIEGANKETADKAKAQLEEAGATVTLK is encoded by the coding sequence GGAGCTCACCCTGATCGAGCTCAGCGAGTTCGTCAAGGCGTTCGAGGAGACCTTCGAGGTCACCGCCGCCGCCCCCGTCGCCGTGGCCGCCCCGGCCGCCGGTGGTGCGGGTGCCGCCGCCGAAGAGGTCGAGGAGAAGGACTCGTTCGACGTCGTCCTCGAGGCCGCCGGTGACAAGAAGATCCAGGTCATCAAGGAGGTGCGCGCCCTCACCAGCCTCGGCCTCGGTGAGGCGAAGGCTCTCGTCGACGGTGCTCCGAGCACCGTCATCGAGGGCGCCAACAAGGAGACCGCCGACAAGGCGAAGGCCCAGCTCGAAGAGGCTGGCGCCACCGTCACCCTCAAGTGA
- a CDS encoding class I SAM-dependent methyltransferase has translation MIEPADVAQTRAAYDLVAEDYADLLRGLLAESAEDQAMLGAFAHHVLAGGGGAVADLGCGPGRIAGHLATLGLDVFGIDLSPGMIEVARRDHPGIRFGVASMTDLPLADGSLGGAVGWYSIIHTPEERQAGLFAEFARVVRPGGWLLLAFQVGDEVIHLTRAYGHDVDLDTRRQRPERVRERLAAAGFEAFAELVRRPVPPEKSEQAYVLARRA, from the coding sequence GTGATCGAACCAGCGGATGTCGCGCAGACCCGAGCCGCATACGACCTCGTCGCCGAGGACTACGCCGACCTGCTGCGCGGCCTTCTGGCTGAGAGCGCGGAGGACCAGGCCATGCTCGGCGCCTTCGCGCATCACGTTCTGGCAGGAGGCGGGGGAGCGGTCGCCGACCTCGGCTGCGGGCCCGGCCGGATCGCGGGACACCTCGCCACGCTCGGCCTCGATGTCTTCGGCATCGACCTCTCGCCCGGGATGATCGAGGTCGCCCGTCGCGACCACCCGGGGATCCGGTTCGGTGTCGCTTCGATGACCGACCTTCCCCTTGCCGATGGCTCGCTGGGCGGCGCCGTCGGCTGGTACTCGATCATCCACACTCCGGAAGAGCGGCAAGCGGGGCTGTTCGCGGAGTTCGCACGCGTAGTGCGGCCGGGCGGGTGGCTGCTGCTCGCGTTCCAGGTGGGCGATGAGGTCATCCACCTGACGCGCGCCTATGGTCACGACGTCGACCTCGACACGCGGAGGCAGCGACCGGAACGCGTGCGCGAACGGCTGGCGGCCGCGGGGTTCGAGGCCTTCGCGGAGCTCGTGCGGCGGCCCGTCCCTCCGGAGAAGTCGGAGCAGGCCTACGTGCTCGCTCGGCGCGCGTGA